The Methylobacterium currus genome contains a region encoding:
- a CDS encoding ATP-binding protein, with protein MLVGQSGIGKTHLVGQIRREVWRSGGWFVLLDVLGLTDFWRSAALSFLTAMLQTMPDGRRQSDAVLAGVARRFRVEEQVEEAFNTPNIDARRIVDLLVMALMKVDMAHALKHQDVFRALCLLRSKDLAAVGLAHAWLQGYDADPTERAALGFRTPPPSPVDLVRGMAWIMGLSGPTLVALDQIDGVVDASRVASTDDFDDSAGLAEVLAAGLLELHDVCGRGMTIVTCLADSWLRMEERGLAPFRQRFGTPVALSGMKDQAAATALIRSRLEPAYAEAGFTPPFPTWPFSEAAIAAAARNAMRPRTLLMNCDAFRRACLADGVVTVCDSLTGSDPKPELGPSPTIIDLDAARRDADLSGILDDEDAGLGEVLRTAFDLYALEDDPHDAIDVVSKGEPEQRLPPLHGRLTFLHRDENDRERHVCYRALLQQHPIAFQARLRAALTASGISAKIPGRELLLVRRGPVPAGAKTSTLVDRFMAAGGKLIDPSDDDLRTFVALRTMRDAALRDGRFDRFESWMRATRPVRGTGFFRKAGLPGDGTAAQPARGRRPPAEIQPRPERKTVQLPRPLPAGDPAPPAIPSAPSPTARLSPGSDPASRAEPAREPETRQPAGSGNAAAGPAFATAEPEAKAGPRTASPAGDASPRTAPPPPASRAAPDSVPDAIPVGRRLTLDAPPVSLPLRLLPRHTAIIAGSGSGKTVLLRRLVEEAALTGIPAIVVDPNNDLSRLGDPWPERPEQFTPEDERKAAWYAERVEVVVWTPGVHAGNPLFLSVMPDLAASDDRDERGQAIEMAAETLGPLAGATRTLQRGVLADALRAFAARGGGNLAAFTDLLADLPDGTSQIGNAAKLAAAMADQLLAAVATNPLLQVEGPVLDPARLFFGPDRTRTRISVVNLSGLASEAAREDFVNRLQMALFGWIKKNPSPRGLLYVVDEAQTFLPSGRTPPSLGSGIKLVAQGRKYGLGMIVATQVPRGIHNQVVSNCTTQFFGRQSAPATIAAAQEIMAASGGAAPDIGRLGAGEFYFSTEGSGRPAKLRTPLCLSHHPANPPAPHEVVARARRSAGPEG; from the coding sequence GTGCTCGTCGGTCAGTCCGGTATCGGAAAGACCCACCTCGTCGGCCAGATCCGCCGCGAAGTTTGGCGCTCCGGCGGCTGGTTCGTGCTTCTCGACGTGCTCGGGCTCACAGATTTCTGGCGTAGCGCCGCCCTGAGTTTTCTGACAGCCATGCTGCAGACGATGCCAGACGGACGGCGCCAATCCGATGCGGTGCTGGCTGGAGTAGCACGCCGCTTCCGTGTCGAGGAGCAGGTCGAAGAGGCGTTCAACACGCCGAACATCGATGCCCGCCGGATCGTCGACCTCCTCGTCATGGCGCTCATGAAGGTCGACATGGCGCATGCTCTCAAGCACCAGGACGTGTTCCGCGCGCTCTGTCTGCTTCGCTCCAAGGATCTCGCCGCCGTTGGTCTCGCCCATGCTTGGCTGCAAGGTTACGACGCCGATCCAACCGAACGCGCTGCCCTCGGCTTCCGCACGCCGCCGCCCTCGCCGGTTGATCTCGTTCGGGGCATGGCCTGGATCATGGGGCTCAGCGGTCCGACTCTCGTCGCCTTGGACCAGATCGACGGAGTCGTGGATGCAAGCCGCGTCGCGTCGACAGATGATTTCGACGACAGCGCTGGTTTGGCCGAAGTGCTGGCAGCGGGCTTGCTTGAACTGCACGACGTATGCGGTCGTGGCATGACCATCGTGACTTGCTTGGCCGATTCTTGGTTGCGCATGGAGGAACGAGGTTTAGCCCCGTTCCGGCAGCGGTTCGGCACGCCAGTCGCCCTATCCGGCATGAAGGACCAGGCCGCCGCCACAGCCCTCATCCGGAGCCGCCTGGAGCCGGCCTACGCCGAGGCGGGCTTCACGCCGCCCTTCCCGACATGGCCGTTCAGCGAGGCGGCCATCGCGGCGGCAGCTCGTAATGCGATGCGGCCTCGCACACTTCTGATGAATTGCGATGCCTTTCGGCGTGCCTGCTTAGCGGACGGCGTTGTCACAGTATGCGACAGCCTGACCGGTAGCGATCCGAAGCCGGAATTGGGACCTAGTCCTACGATCATCGACCTCGACGCCGCCCGCCGCGACGCCGACCTCTCCGGCATCCTCGACGACGAGGATGCCGGGCTCGGCGAGGTGCTGCGCACGGCCTTCGACCTCTACGCCCTGGAGGACGACCCGCACGACGCGATCGACGTGGTGAGCAAGGGCGAGCCGGAGCAGCGCCTGCCGCCGCTGCACGGCCGCCTCACCTTCCTCCACCGCGACGAGAACGACCGCGAGCGCCACGTCTGCTACCGCGCCCTGCTCCAGCAGCACCCGATCGCCTTCCAGGCGCGGTTGCGCGCCGCGCTCACCGCCTCGGGCATCTCGGCGAAGATCCCCGGCCGCGAATTGCTGCTGGTGCGCCGCGGCCCGGTGCCGGCCGGCGCCAAGACCAGCACCCTCGTCGACCGGTTCATGGCCGCGGGCGGCAAGCTGATCGACCCGTCCGACGACGACCTGCGCACCTTCGTGGCCCTGCGCACCATGCGCGATGCGGCTCTGCGCGACGGGCGATTCGACAGGTTCGAGAGCTGGATGCGCGCGACGCGGCCGGTGCGCGGGACGGGGTTCTTCCGCAAGGCCGGCCTGCCGGGGGACGGCACGGCGGCGCAGCCGGCGCGGGGGCGGCGTCCCCCGGCCGAGATCCAGCCCCGGCCGGAGCGCAAGACGGTGCAGCTGCCGCGCCCGCTCCCGGCGGGCGATCCGGCGCCGCCCGCCATCCCGTCCGCCCCTTCCCCGACGGCGCGGCTCTCGCCCGGATCCGACCCCGCAAGCCGGGCGGAGCCGGCCCGCGAGCCGGAGACGAGGCAGCCTGCCGGAAGCGGAAACGCCGCAGCCGGGCCGGCCTTCGCCACGGCCGAGCCCGAGGCGAAGGCCGGCCCGCGAACCGCATCGCCCGCAGGAGACGCATCGCCCCGCACCGCTCCGCCTCCCCCCGCGAGCCGGGCCGCGCCCGACTCCGTGCCCGACGCCATCCCGGTCGGCCGCCGCCTGACCCTCGACGCGCCGCCCGTGTCCCTGCCGCTGCGGCTGCTGCCGCGCCACACCGCGATCATCGCGGGGTCGGGCTCGGGCAAGACCGTGCTGCTGCGGCGCCTGGTCGAGGAGGCGGCGTTGACCGGCATCCCGGCGATCGTGGTCGATCCCAACAACGACCTGTCGCGCCTCGGCGACCCCTGGCCGGAGCGGCCGGAACAGTTCACTCCCGAGGACGAGCGCAAGGCGGCATGGTACGCCGAGCGGGTCGAGGTGGTGGTGTGGACGCCGGGCGTGCACGCCGGCAACCCGCTCTTCCTCTCGGTGATGCCGGACCTCGCCGCGAGCGACGACCGCGACGAGCGCGGCCAGGCGATCGAGATGGCGGCCGAGACCCTGGGGCCGCTGGCCGGCGCGACCAGGACCCTCCAGCGCGGCGTCCTCGCCGATGCGCTCCGGGCCTTCGCCGCCCGCGGCGGCGGCAATCTCGCCGCCTTCACCGACCTGCTCGCCGATTTGCCGGACGGCACCAGCCAGATCGGCAACGCCGCGAAGCTCGCCGCCGCCATGGCGGACCAGCTGCTGGCCGCCGTCGCCACCAACCCGCTGCTTCAGGTCGAGGGCCCGGTGCTCGATCCGGCCCGGCTGTTCTTCGGCCCGGACCGGACCCGCACCCGGATCTCGGTCGTCAACCTGTCGGGCCTCGCCTCGGAGGCGGCGCGGGAGGATTTCGTCAACCGGCTGCAGATGGCCCTGTTCGGCTGGATCAAGAAGAACCCGTCGCCGCGGGGCCTGCTCTACGTGGTCGACGAGGCGCAGACCTTCCTGCCCTCGGGGCGCACGCCGCCGAGCCTCGGCAGCGGCATCAAGCTGGTGGCGCAGGGGCGCAAATACGGCCTCGGGATGATCGTGGCGACGCAGGTGCCCAGGGGCATCCACAACCAGGTCGTGTCGAACTGCACGACGCAGTTCTTCGGCCGCCAGAGCGCGCCGGCCACCATCGCGGCCGCCCAGGAGATCATGGCGGCGAGCGGCGGGGCGGCACCCGATATCGGCCGGCTCGGGGCGGGCGAGTTCTACTTTTCCACCGAGGGTTCGGGCCGGCCGGCCAAGCTGCGCACGCCGCTCTGCCTCAGCCACCACCCCGCCAACCCGCCGGCACCGCACGAGGTCGTCGCCCGGGCCCGGCGCTCGGCCGGCCCGGAGGGCTGA
- a CDS encoding PAS domain-containing protein: MDAADLRSSSDVFLRIIEESGFAGGWHWVFATGEQRWSPGFFRLLGLDPVRNAASYDLLLDLVHPEDRSRLATPGDVVQGHVIPTALLRLIRPNGELRILSVLSELRVSPEGRPLALSGVALDVTDRERLRQMQAAEQRRRQALYLSSYATTYSMGVDLLHQFPVEVARVHGPSLQEINLDPFVMIVPGEREAFRDRAWDLHDRRLHFQGTAHERLANGEVWHFRIVGVPLWDEAGRYLGRAGVKYPIHESGAPVHATGTRGDSRLRHALEQAVRGHHLRAARGLLDWSMMRLAEASGLSLSTVRRLEVNAEAQGARSLHKAIAALRAGGIRFITLDDGTLAVSKS, translated from the coding sequence ATGGATGCCGCCGATCTCAGGTCCTCGTCCGACGTCTTCCTGCGCATCATCGAGGAATCCGGATTCGCGGGAGGCTGGCACTGGGTCTTCGCCACGGGCGAGCAACGCTGGTCGCCGGGCTTCTTCCGGCTGCTCGGGCTCGATCCCGTCCGCAACGCCGCGAGCTACGACCTTCTCCTCGACCTCGTCCATCCGGAGGACCGGTCGCGGCTCGCCACCCCGGGCGATGTCGTGCAGGGCCACGTCATCCCGACTGCGCTCCTGCGGCTGATCCGGCCGAACGGCGAATTGCGCATCCTGTCGGTCCTGTCCGAGCTCCGGGTCTCGCCGGAGGGACGGCCGCTCGCGCTCAGCGGGGTCGCGCTCGACGTCACCGACCGCGAGCGGCTGAGGCAGATGCAGGCCGCCGAGCAGCGCCGGCGCCAGGCGCTCTATCTCTCCTCCTACGCGACGACCTATTCCATGGGGGTCGACCTCCTGCACCAGTTCCCCGTCGAGGTGGCGCGGGTGCACGGGCCGTCCCTGCAGGAGATCAACCTCGATCCCTTCGTCATGATCGTGCCCGGCGAGCGCGAGGCGTTCCGCGACCGGGCCTGGGACCTGCACGACCGCCGGCTGCACTTCCAGGGGACGGCGCATGAACGCCTCGCCAACGGCGAAGTCTGGCATTTCCGCATCGTCGGCGTCCCGCTCTGGGACGAGGCCGGACGCTATCTCGGCCGGGCCGGGGTGAAGTACCCGATCCACGAATCCGGCGCGCCGGTCCACGCCACGGGCACAAGAGGGGATTCCCGGCTCCGGCACGCCCTGGAGCAGGCGGTGCGGGGGCACCACCTGCGGGCGGCGCGCGGGCTGCTCGACTGGTCGATGATGCGGCTCGCCGAGGCGAGCGGCCTGTCGCTCTCGACGGTGCGGCGCCTCGAGGTCAATGCCGAGGCCCAGGGTGCCCGCTCCCTGCACAAAGCCATCGCGGCCCTGCGGGCGGGCGGGATCCGGTTCATCACCCTCGACGACGGCACGCTCGCGGTATCGAAGTCCTGA
- a CDS encoding ABC transporter substrate-binding protein, with product MSTRDETFRPLSRRTVLGGLAAAPLGLAASRAVAQQGSGPIRIGELNSYGRMAAFAVPYRNAMQLAQDAVNKAGGIKALGGRPIEMVFRDDGSTPGDATRVAEELLTRENVAFLCGTFLSNVGLAVADFANQRKALFLATEPLTDALTMGSGNRYTFRVRPNTYMQTRMLVDAVKESGIKRWAIVAPNYEYGQSAAANFKRLMAAAVPGFEVVGEQFPALGKVDAGATVGALSQMKADGLFNVLFGADLTAFVREGNTRGLFEKRKVASLLTGEPEYMIPLGDETPEGWVTTGYPWETIDTNGHKEFVAAYRARFNDTPRLGSLLGYVVVGMIRDMLEKAGSTETEAMISALEGLTSQTIAGPVTMRALDHQSTLGAWIGETALNGRQGTMRQVRYADGANYMFPEAEVKAARKA from the coding sequence ATGTCGACCCGCGACGAGACGTTTCGTCCCCTGTCCCGCCGTACCGTCCTGGGCGGGCTCGCCGCGGCACCTCTCGGCCTCGCCGCCTCCCGGGCGGTCGCGCAGCAAGGATCCGGACCGATCCGGATCGGCGAGCTGAACTCCTACGGCCGCATGGCCGCCTTCGCGGTGCCCTACCGGAATGCGATGCAGCTCGCGCAGGATGCCGTCAACAAGGCCGGCGGCATCAAGGCCCTCGGCGGCCGCCCGATCGAGATGGTGTTTCGCGACGACGGCTCGACGCCGGGCGACGCGACCCGGGTCGCCGAGGAGCTGCTGACGCGCGAGAACGTCGCCTTCCTGTGCGGCACCTTCCTGTCCAACGTCGGCCTCGCGGTGGCGGATTTCGCCAACCAGCGCAAGGCCCTGTTCCTCGCCACCGAGCCGCTCACCGACGCGCTGACGATGGGCAGCGGCAACCGCTACACCTTCCGGGTGCGGCCCAACACCTACATGCAGACCCGCATGCTGGTCGACGCCGTGAAGGAAAGCGGCATCAAGCGCTGGGCGATCGTGGCGCCGAACTACGAGTACGGCCAGTCGGCCGCCGCCAACTTCAAGCGCCTCATGGCCGCCGCGGTACCGGGCTTCGAGGTGGTGGGCGAGCAGTTCCCGGCCTTGGGCAAGGTCGATGCCGGCGCCACGGTCGGCGCCCTGTCGCAGATGAAGGCCGACGGCCTGTTCAACGTGCTGTTCGGCGCCGACCTCACCGCCTTCGTGCGCGAGGGCAATACCCGCGGGCTGTTCGAGAAGCGCAAAGTGGCGAGCCTGCTCACCGGCGAGCCCGAATACATGATCCCGCTGGGCGACGAGACGCCGGAGGGCTGGGTCACCACCGGCTATCCGTGGGAGACGATCGACACCAACGGCCACAAGGAGTTCGTGGCCGCCTACCGGGCCCGGTTCAACGACACGCCGCGCCTCGGCTCTCTCCTGGGATACGTCGTCGTCGGCATGATCCGCGACATGCTGGAGAAGGCGGGCTCGACCGAGACCGAGGCGATGATCTCCGCCCTCGAAGGCCTGACCTCCCAGACCATCGCCGGCCCGGTGACGATGCGGGCGCTGGACCACCAGTCGACGCTCGGCGCCTGGATCGGCGAGACGGCGCTCAACGGTCGCCAGGGCACGATGAGACAAGTCCGCTACGCCGACGGGGCCAACTACATGTTCCCCGAGGCCGAGGTGAAGGCGGCCCGCAAGGCCTGA
- a CDS encoding ABC transporter permease encodes MDPSFLVLQALSGLASASSLFVIASGLTIVFGVTRIVNFAHGSFYMLGAYLAVTIVPRLLDLSYSPATFFLGVLLSALLVGLIGVAVEVLLLRRIYRVPELFQLLATFGVVLIVEDLVLKIWGPVDIAGPRAPSLRHGVEILGQRFPAYELVLIAVGPLVLGLLWLLMHRTRFGVLIRAATQDREMVGALGVNQARLFTLTLFLGASLAGLGGALQIPRIPANAHMDLSVITDAFVVTVIGGMGSVPGAFVAALLIGQLQAFGILIVPKVTLVLVFALMALVLVIKPWGLFGRPEAASGRVMPPEGIPSLRRFRPAETALAGLAIVALLAVPLVGDAYKVKVATEILIFALAAFSLQFLVGVGGLVSFGHAAYFGLGAYAAGLLVTGPFKAPMELALVAAPLAAAAGAALFGYFIVRLSGIYLAMLTLAFGQIVYAICFQWVEVTGGDNGVVGVWPSSWASGRNTYFYLVAVLSLSAIVLLRRVIYAPFGYSLRAARDSATRAEAIGLDVRTHRWLGFILAGAAAGLAGGLYAFMKGSIDPTLTGIPLSIDFLVMVLVGGIQTVMGPIVGAAFFHALKDAVMPLTEFWRLLLGLAIIATVLAFPRGLAGAAEALRGRKAAQTPVEASA; translated from the coding sequence ATGGACCCATCCTTCCTCGTCCTCCAGGCCTTGTCGGGATTGGCCAGCGCCTCGTCGCTGTTCGTGATCGCCTCCGGGCTGACGATCGTGTTCGGCGTCACCCGGATCGTGAACTTCGCCCACGGCTCGTTCTACATGCTGGGGGCCTATCTCGCGGTCACGATCGTGCCGCGGCTCCTCGACCTGTCCTACTCGCCCGCCACCTTCTTCCTCGGCGTGCTGCTCTCCGCTCTCCTCGTCGGGCTGATCGGCGTCGCGGTCGAGGTACTGCTCCTGCGCCGCATTTACCGGGTGCCGGAGCTGTTCCAGCTGCTCGCCACCTTCGGCGTGGTGCTGATCGTCGAGGACCTGGTGCTCAAGATCTGGGGCCCGGTCGACATCGCCGGCCCCCGCGCGCCGTCCCTGCGCCACGGCGTCGAGATCCTAGGGCAGCGCTTCCCGGCCTACGAGCTGGTGCTGATCGCGGTCGGTCCCCTGGTGCTGGGCCTGCTCTGGCTCCTCATGCACCGCACCCGCTTCGGCGTGCTGATCCGGGCCGCCACCCAGGACCGCGAGATGGTGGGCGCGCTCGGCGTCAACCAGGCCCGGCTCTTCACCCTGACGCTGTTCCTCGGCGCCAGCCTCGCGGGGTTGGGCGGCGCCCTCCAGATCCCGCGCATCCCCGCCAACGCCCATATGGACCTCTCGGTCATCACCGACGCCTTCGTGGTCACGGTGATCGGCGGCATGGGCTCGGTGCCGGGGGCCTTTGTGGCGGCGCTCCTGATCGGCCAGCTCCAGGCCTTCGGCATCCTGATTGTCCCGAAGGTGACCCTGGTCCTGGTCTTCGCCCTGATGGCTTTGGTGCTGGTGATCAAGCCCTGGGGCCTGTTCGGGCGGCCCGAGGCGGCGTCGGGCCGGGTGATGCCGCCGGAGGGCATCCCGTCCCTGCGCCGCTTCCGCCCGGCGGAGACCGCGCTGGCCGGCCTCGCAATCGTCGCCCTGCTGGCGGTGCCGCTCGTCGGCGACGCCTACAAGGTCAAGGTCGCGACCGAGATCCTGATCTTCGCGCTCGCCGCCTTCTCGCTGCAATTCCTGGTCGGGGTCGGCGGGCTCGTCTCGTTCGGGCACGCGGCGTATTTCGGCCTCGGCGCCTACGCGGCCGGGCTCCTCGTCACCGGCCCGTTCAAGGCGCCGATGGAGCTGGCGCTCGTCGCCGCGCCACTTGCCGCGGCCGCGGGTGCCGCCCTGTTCGGCTATTTCATCGTGCGGCTGTCGGGCATCTACCTTGCCATGCTGACGCTCGCCTTCGGCCAGATCGTCTACGCGATCTGCTTCCAGTGGGTCGAGGTGACGGGGGGCGACAACGGTGTCGTCGGGGTCTGGCCCTCGTCCTGGGCCTCGGGGCGGAACACCTACTTCTACCTTGTCGCCGTCCTGTCGCTCTCGGCCATCGTGCTGTTGCGCCGGGTGATCTACGCGCCCTTCGGCTACTCGTTGCGGGCGGCGCGCGACTCGGCCACCCGCGCCGAGGCGATCGGCCTCGATGTCCGCACCCATCGCTGGCTCGGCTTCATCCTGGCCGGCGCCGCGGCCGGGCTCGCCGGCGGGCTCTACGCCTTCATGAAGGGATCGATCGACCCGACGCTGACCGGCATCCCGCTCTCGATCGACTTCCTGGTGATGGTGCTGGTCGGCGGCATCCAGACCGTGATGGGCCCGATCGTCGGCGCCGCCTTCTTCCATGCGCTGAAGGACGCGGTGATGCCGCTGACCGAGTTCTGGCGCCTGCTGCTCGGCCTCGCCATCATCGCCACGGTGCTGGCCTTCCCGCGGGGGCTCGCCGGCGCCGCCGAAGCCCTGCGCGGCCGCAAGGCCGCTCAGACGCCGGTGGAGGCCTCGGCATGA
- a CDS encoding ABC transporter ATP-binding protein, which produces MTLLVVESLTKRFGGVAAAKGVSFTLGAGEMLAIIGPNGAGKSTTFNMVGGQLRPDAGTIMLDGRSIAGLPARSIWKAGVGRTFQVAQTFVSMTVAENIQMALLSHHGRSRGLFREARALYRDEALSLLAGVGMRADADRPVSELAYGDVKRVELAVALASRPKLLLMDEPTAGMAPRERSGLMALTAEVARTRRIGVLYTEHDMEAVFAHADRVLVLVRGEIIAAGTPEEIRANPRVKQVYLGEAGTEAAMRARRKAVA; this is translated from the coding sequence ATGACCCTGCTCGTCGTCGAGAGCCTGACCAAGCGCTTCGGCGGCGTCGCCGCCGCCAAGGGCGTGTCCTTCACGCTCGGCGCCGGCGAGATGCTGGCGATCATCGGGCCGAACGGAGCCGGCAAGTCCACCACCTTCAACATGGTGGGCGGGCAGCTCCGCCCCGATGCCGGCACCATCATGCTCGACGGCCGCTCGATCGCCGGCCTGCCGGCCAGGTCGATCTGGAAGGCGGGGGTCGGGCGCACCTTCCAGGTCGCCCAGACCTTCGTGTCGATGACGGTCGCCGAGAACATCCAGATGGCGCTGCTCTCGCATCACGGCCGCTCGCGCGGCCTGTTCCGGGAGGCCCGCGCCCTCTACCGCGACGAGGCTTTGTCGCTCCTGGCCGGGGTCGGAATGCGGGCGGATGCCGACCGGCCGGTCTCTGAGCTCGCCTATGGCGACGTGAAGCGGGTCGAGCTGGCCGTGGCCCTCGCCTCGCGCCCGAAGCTCCTCCTGATGGACGAGCCCACCGCCGGCATGGCCCCGCGGGAACGCTCCGGGCTGATGGCGCTGACCGCCGAGGTGGCGCGGACTCGTCGCATCGGGGTCCTCTACACCGAGCACGACATGGAGGCGGTCTTCGCCCATGCCGACCGGGTGCTGGTGCTGGTGCGCGGCGAGATCATCGCCGCCGGCACGCCGGAGGAGATCCGGGCCAATCCGCGGGTGAAGCAGGTCTATCTCGGCGAGGCCGGCACCGAGGCGGCGATGCGCGCGCGCCGGAAGGCGGTGGCATGA
- a CDS encoding ABC transporter ATP-binding protein, with the protein MNALLDVSGLTASYGRAQVLFGVTLRLRPGEVVALMGRNGAGKSTTLKAIMGVLPPTGGTVWFEGQAVTGWEPFRVARRGLGYVPEERRIFTDLTVMENLEVGRKVPADGRAAWTPEKLFSIFPNLAEMRGRRAAAMSGGEQQMLTIARTLMGNPHAVLLDEPSEGLAPVIVEQMADAVLRMKREGIAVLLSEQNLSFAGAVSDRAYVIEKGAIHFEGTMVALEADEAVREAYLTV; encoded by the coding sequence ATGAACGCTCTTCTCGACGTCTCCGGACTGACGGCTTCCTACGGCCGGGCGCAGGTTCTGTTCGGCGTCACCCTCCGGTTGCGGCCGGGCGAGGTCGTGGCCCTGATGGGCCGCAACGGCGCCGGCAAGTCGACGACGCTGAAGGCCATCATGGGCGTTCTGCCGCCGACCGGCGGCACGGTGTGGTTCGAGGGCCAGGCGGTCACCGGCTGGGAGCCCTTTCGCGTGGCCCGCCGCGGCCTCGGCTACGTGCCGGAGGAGCGGCGCATCTTCACCGACCTCACGGTCATGGAGAACCTGGAGGTCGGCCGGAAGGTGCCGGCCGACGGGCGCGCCGCCTGGACGCCGGAAAAACTCTTCTCGATCTTCCCGAACCTCGCCGAGATGCGCGGCCGCCGCGCCGCCGCGATGTCGGGCGGCGAGCAGCAGATGCTCACCATCGCCCGCACCCTGATGGGCAATCCCCACGCGGTGCTGCTCGACGAGCCCTCCGAGGGGCTGGCCCCGGTCATCGTCGAGCAGATGGCCGACGCGGTGCTCAGGATGAAGCGCGAGGGCATCGCGGTTCTGCTCTCCGAGCAGAACTTGAGCTTCGCCGGCGCGGTCTCGGACCGGGCCTACGTGATCGAGAAGGGCGCGATCCACTTCGAGGGCACGATGGTGGCGCTCGAGGCGGACGAGGCGGTGCGGGAGGCATACCTGACGGTGTGA
- a CDS encoding hydantoinase/oxoprolinase family protein, protein MRRVAGIDVGGTFTDLLLTEADSSGVRVRLAKVPTTIRNQAEGVLAAIAAAEVAPADLDLVIHGTTATTNAVLERKTAKVGLITTQGFRDILELGRRTRPKPYGLFGTFEPLIPREWRREVPERVMADGAVRTPLDEAAVAEAVRALLEEGCEALVIHFLHAYANPEHELRAGAIAREIWPNPYVTLGHALLSEFREYERGTTASVNAAVQPILDRYVRRLQDDLRAKGFSRDLLVMNGNGGTVPAGLVVEAAAKTVMSGPASGVMAAAATLAQAGLKNAITYDMGGTSTDVALIAGGVPEVSAELTIDYGLPIHLPMVDVHTVGAGGGSIAHVNRAGMLQVGPESAGSEPGPIGYGRGGTRPTITDANLVLGRLDPARLTAVRAGVSLDAIREAFARDLAGPLGMSVEEAAEAVIRLGTIHMTGAIRMVSLSRGYDPRDFVLFAFGGAGPLHAVALARELGIPEVLVPARPGLTNALGCLVADLRQDRVRTLNRPLDGLDMADLRAVLEEQAAEALAMVAEEQAEIEETTVTYGADMQFRGQTHLIRVALPSPDIDRATLQDLFEAAYFRRFQVRLPEIRAVLVNLVTSVIGRRKPFPLAALIDEAGRSDLAGARLGTRPVYAGGAWHEAAIYAREALPLGAEIVGPAVIQQIDATTVIEPGAVARVDAIGNLRIRA, encoded by the coding sequence GTGAGACGCGTGGCAGGCATCGATGTCGGCGGCACCTTCACCGACCTTCTCCTGACGGAGGCGGATTCGTCAGGCGTGCGCGTGCGCCTCGCCAAGGTGCCGACCACGATCCGCAACCAGGCCGAGGGCGTGCTGGCGGCGATTGCCGCCGCCGAGGTGGCGCCGGCCGACCTCGATCTCGTCATCCACGGCACCACCGCCACCACCAACGCGGTGCTGGAGCGCAAGACCGCCAAGGTCGGCCTCATCACCACGCAAGGGTTTCGCGACATCCTCGAACTCGGGCGCCGCACGAGACCGAAGCCCTACGGCCTGTTCGGCACCTTCGAGCCGCTGATCCCGCGCGAATGGCGCCGCGAGGTGCCGGAGCGCGTCATGGCCGACGGCGCGGTGCGCACGCCCCTCGACGAAGCGGCGGTGGCCGAGGCGGTGCGCGCCCTGCTGGAGGAGGGCTGTGAGGCCCTGGTGATCCACTTCCTCCACGCCTACGCCAACCCGGAGCACGAGCTGCGCGCCGGCGCCATCGCCCGAGAGATCTGGCCCAATCCTTACGTCACCCTCGGCCACGCCCTTCTGTCCGAGTTCCGCGAGTACGAGCGCGGCACCACCGCCTCGGTCAACGCAGCCGTGCAGCCGATCCTCGACCGCTATGTCCGCCGCCTTCAGGACGATCTGCGCGCCAAAGGCTTCTCCCGCGACCTGTTGGTGATGAACGGCAATGGCGGCACCGTGCCAGCCGGGCTCGTCGTCGAGGCGGCGGCGAAGACCGTGATGTCGGGTCCGGCCTCCGGGGTGATGGCGGCGGCCGCCACCCTCGCCCAGGCGGGGCTCAAGAACGCCATCACCTACGACATGGGCGGCACCTCGACCGACGTGGCGCTGATCGCCGGCGGCGTGCCGGAGGTCTCGGCGGAGCTGACCATCGATTACGGTCTGCCGATCCACCTGCCGATGGTCGACGTCCACACGGTCGGTGCCGGCGGCGGCTCGATCGCTCACGTGAACCGCGCCGGGATGCTCCAGGTCGGGCCCGAGAGCGCCGGCTCCGAGCCGGGCCCGATCGGCTACGGCCGCGGCGGCACGCGCCCGACCATCACCGACGCCAACCTGGTGCTCGGCCGCCTCGATCCGGCCCGGCTCACCGCCGTGCGGGCGGGCGTCTCCCTCGACGCGATCCGGGAGGCCTTCGCCCGCGACCTCGCTGGGCCGCTCGGCATGAGCGTCGAGGAGGCCGCCGAGGCGGTGATCCGCCTCGGCACCATCCACATGACCGGCGCCATCCGCATGGTGTCGCTGTCGCGCGGCTACGATCCGCGCGACTTCGTGCTCTTCGCCTTCGGCGGCGCCGGCCCGCTCCACGCCGTGGCGCTCGCCCGTGAGCTCGGCATCCCGGAGGTGCTGGTCCCCGCCAGACCGGGCCTCACCAACGCGCTCGGCTGCCTCGTCGCCGATCTGCGTCAGGACCGGGTGCGCACCCTCAACCGCCCCCTCGACGGGCTCGACATGGCGGATCTCCGCGCCGTCCTGGAGGAGCAGGCGGCGGAGGCGCTGGCGATGGTGGCGGAGGAGCAGGCCGAGATCGAGGAGACCACGGTCACCTACGGGGCCGACATGCAGTTCCGCGGCCAGACCCACCTGATCCGCGTCGCCCTGCCCTCCCCCGACATCGACCGCGCGACGCTGCAGGATCTGTTCGAGGCGGCGTATTTCCGCCGCTTCCAGGTCCGGTTGCCGGAGATCCGGGCGGTTCTAGTCAACCTCGTCACCTCGGTGATCGGGCGGCGAAAGCCCTTCCCCCTCGCGGCGCTGATCGACGAGGCGGGCCGCAGCGACCTCGCGGGCGCCCGCCTCGGGACGCGCCCAGTCTATGCCGGCGGCGCCTGGCACGAGGCCGCGATCTACGCCCGCGAGGCGCTGCCGCTCGGCGCCGAGATTGTCGGTCCGGCCGTCATCCAGCAGATCGACGCCACCACGGTGATCGAGCCCGGCGCCGTGGCGCGGGTCGACGCCATCGGCAACCTGAGGATCCGTGCATGA